The following is a genomic window from Brevinematales bacterium.
GTCGCCAGTTCGGCGGGCGCGAACTCTTCCGCGATGCAGATGGTCAGCTATTCCAAGTTTAAAGCGTTATCATCTTTGGCTAATACAGGATTATCGCCTTTGACGGTAACCAATAACAACGCGGACGGAAGCGTAACCTATATCGATACTTTCAGCGGAATAACATTTACAACCACAATTTGGCCGCTCACTTTTAATAACGATTATGCACGAATGAAATTCAACATGGGCTTCGATTTCGGCACCGACAACGGAAGCATGAGCATGGGTTCCGATATCAGCATCAGATTCTATGATACTAACGGAGTAGTTATTCATATCACCAATGAAAGCGGTTATTCGGACGCGGATGCGGTCGCTGGAATTGTGGATATTTTCGGCGCAATCAGTATTTCCACGACCGATAAAGATGGTAAGACATTCTCCTTCACCGGCCAGTTCGGCGACAGCTTGGATAAGCCGTTCCAGTTCAATGCCAATGCCAATTCTCTCAACGGGTCGATCTCTTATACGATCACCGGCACCGATCTGGGCGAAGCGGTCACTATTTATTACGATTACAAGAATCTTACAGCGGGTTCCCTCGCCGAATATCCTTCCGGTACTGTGAACGGGTACGCCCAGCAGGGTACCACGAAGGTCGATTTCACGATTGTATTTAACGGTACTTCTACCGCTACCCTGACGGTCGGCGGGAAGAACTACATCATCGACCTCGCGACTAAGACCTACGCGGACGCCTAGGTTATATTAAAGTATTCCAATTCCTGATACACCGGGGCTGTCATCGCGGCAGCCCCTTTTTATTTCGGCCTCCCTCGACATGCTCGGGATGACCTTCAACACCCCGCTTTTTTATATACATAGCATCATCACGGGCTATCACGTTATATCGAATAGAGTTTCATATCGGGATTGGCCGTACGCAGTACTCGGGATAAGTGCACGCCCCGCATCTGGGACATCCATGTCGCTGCGGGGCTTCCCCTTCCGTGGGGTCGCAGGTCACTGTGTGACATCTTAACCCTGCTCACCCTTTCATCACGGGGTACTGCGTACACCAGTCCCGATATTTACCCGATGGCTTGTCATCGGTAAATAACCCGTGTTCATGCCTGGCGCCTACCCTTAATCACGGGCTATTTGTCGATAGAGGAACTTAGCCGGAAATCGGGATTAGGGTACGTCTATTCCCGCTCACCCTTTTATCACGAGGTACTGCGTACACCAGTCCCGATATTTACCCGATGGCTTGTCATCGGTAAATAACCCGTGTTCATGCCTGGCGCCTACCCTTAATCACGGGCTATATTCATATAAAACCGAACATCTTGATATCGGGATAAGTGCACGAAGTGTCTTGATATTCTCCCACTCAGACGTTATAATCATCCATGCCTGAAAACGAAGCCCCCCTCTTCCTCGATCTTGACGACGAGAGTATTGTCTACGCGGTAAACAGCCCGCTGATCCTCGAGGCCTCCGCCGGAAGCGGAAAGACCACGATGCTGGTGGAACGCTATATCGCGAGCCTGTTCTACCTGATGGGGTTCGCGGGGATGAAGGCGCGCGACGCAGTCCGGGCGATAGTCGCGATCACGTTTACCAATAAGGCCGCCGCCGAGATCAAGGACAAGATCCGCAAGAAGCTCGGACAGTGCATTACCCCGGAGTACCTCGGAGAACTCTTTATACGGCTCGCCCGGCATAACCCCGGCGTCCGTCCCGGCCCGGTCGACGCGATTATCGCGCAGGAGGAAGCCCTGATGAGCGCCCTCAACGACGCGCCGGTCTCCACCATCCATTCCTACGGGCTGGGGCTTTTGCATAACCATCCTGTCGAGGCGGGGCTCGACCCGCTGATGAAAATATCCTCGTTCGCCGGGAACCAGAACAACCTCCCGCTCGCTAACGAGGCGACTCACGCTACCGTAATGAAAATGATGCGCGAGAAAAACCCGGGATTCGCCCGCCTTGTTTCGCTCGTCGGGATAAACGAGACGATGAAATTTATCGGGGAAGTCCGCGACCTTTGCGACGATATCGGGTTCGCCGAGTTCGGGAGAAAGCTCGCATCGGCGGGATACATGGAGTACGAAAAAACCATAGCGGGGATGAGTGAAGCCGATCTGGGGCAATTCATCGACGGGAAAATCCGCCCGCGCCTCGCGGAGATTCAGGGCGCTATCGACGGGTATTGCGCGTATAAAAAGAAAGACCTGCCGTCGAAGGATTTCATGCCCCTCTTGCGGAAACTCCCGCATATCGACCCGTCGCGTCTCGACCAGGTATCCGGCCTGAGATATAAAGAGCCGCCCCCCGTGAAGGACGAGACGATTATAGGCTTCCGTAACGCGGTCAGGCGCGCGACCCAGGCTATCGCGACAACGGTGCATCAGCTGATATTCCCGCTCCTCCTGCCCGTGCTCCGCGAACTGTACGACACCTACTCCCGCCTGAAAATAGAACGCCTCGAACTTCTGTTTTCCGATATCGAGACCTCGCTCGACGACGCCCTGCGGAAAGGCCCCGCTCTCGCCGATTGCGTCCGCGGGGACGTGCGTTACTTCCTGATAGACGAGTACCAAGACACAAGCGATATCCAGAAGCGCATATTCGACGCCATCCTGTCCGGCGCGGGCGCGGGAAAATCCCCTATCGTGCCGTTCATCGTCGGCGACCCCAAGCAGTCGATCTACCGTTTCCGTTACGCGAATGTGGACGTGTTCGACGATACCTCGCGGGAGTTTATCGCACGCTACGGGAAAGGCGCGAAAAAATACCTGAGCAAAAACTACCGTTCCACCGAACGGATTATCGATAACGTCAACACCGTATTCGGCAGGGTGTTTTCGACGCACGAGGCGGATGAGATCGTCTATAAAGACCAGTCCGCCGGGAAACCCGGCAAGCCCGTAGACGGGACGGATTATTACTTCATCCCCGCGCAGAAGAGCGAGGGGCGTTCGCTGAAAGCCGCGAAGGAAAACAATTATACCGCCGCCGCGAACATCATCAACGCGTTAGTCATATCCGGCGAATACAAGCCCCGCGATATCATGATTATCCTGCGGGTGAAGGCGACCCCGCTCAAGACGATTCTCCCGATATTCGACGAATATCTCGCGCCGGATATCCCGTTCGTGTTCGCCGATAAGCGCAACATGATTGAGGACACGGTCATCAACGATATCGTGATCTACCTCAAGGCGCTCGACCGCCCCGAGAGCGACTACTACTTCGCCGCGCTCTTAAAAACCCCGTTCTTCCGGTTCACCGATTCCCGCCTGCTGGAACTTTCCCAGCGCGCGCGGGAGACGAAGCGTTCCTTCTACGCCGCGCTGTCGGACGAACAATTCCCGGAGATGGAGTTTTTCAAGTCGCTCGCCCGGATGAAAAGCAAGCTCGACATCGCTACCCTAGTTCGGAAAATTGTCGACGATACGGGATATCTGACCTACCTCTACTCCCTCCCGGAAAGCAAGACCGCGGTCACCGGGGCGCTCATGTTCCTCAACTTTATCGAAAGCATCAAATCGGGCGAGGTATATAACCTGACGCAGTTCATCTACTATCTCCAGACCAATAAGCCGGAACTGCAATTCCCCCAACTCTTCGGCGACATCTGCGACGTCGTCCGTATTATGAGCGCACACGGGGTGAAGGGGCTCGAGTCGCGCGCGGTGATCTATATCGCGACGCCGGGTAAAAATCTCAAGCCGAAGATATATATCGAATCCCGCGAGGGGCTTCCGCCGATCGGGTTCGCGCTGACCGGAGCCGACCTGAACTACGAACGTCTCGATCAATGGAACGATAAAAAGACCGCCGATGAGGAACGCCGTCTCGCGTATGTGGCGATGACCCGCGCGCGGGAGAAGTTCTTTTATATCGGGGTGTGCGATACGGAGAAGGTGACCCAGGACGGGTGGAGCGGATTTATCCGGTCGGACGATTCTTTCTTCGCCGGGAAAATTTTCGATATGGAAACTCTCCCCAAAGAGGGAAAGAACAAGCTCTCCGTCAGCCCGACAGTGGAGGGCGCGGACGAATGGGCACGGATGCTGATGCGGGATTTCGCCCCGAAACCGGCGCCGCTTCTCCCTGCCGCCGTCACGGTCACCCAGCTATTGGACATGGAGTTCAGCCCAGGCGGGTTCAATAAACGGTATATCATCAAATCCTACCCTATCTCGGAAATGATCGGCGATCTGGACGACCCCGCGGAACTGCTTTCCCTGACCGCGTCGCGCGCCGAGATCGGGACATTCCTGCATAACGTCTTCCGTTACGCCGGGCCCGGCGATTACGAGGGTTATATCGATACGACTCTCCCGATATGGGACGTCGACCTGTCGGCGAACCGCGACGAACTGGTCAGGCTGTCCGGGCTGTTCTTCCGCTCCGAGATGTATGAAAAGTACTACCGGGAGAACTCATTCCGGCGGAACGAATGGGAGTTCAATTTCCCGCTCGCGCACAAGCTTTACACCCCGCTCCTCAAGGGCTCGGTCGACTGTTATATCGTCCGCGACGGACTCGGGATACTCATCGATTACAAGCTCAAGCTGTCGGGAGACATGCGTTACCCCCGGCAGGTGAATTACTACGCATACGTGCTTCGGAAGATCGGGCATCCGGTCGATAAGCTGTTTCTGTACGAGATCGAGACGGGTAAGGTAAAAGAAGCGGAACTCGAGCCGCTTTTCATGGAGAGCCTCGTGCGGGACAATCTGAATAAGATCGTGGATGAGTTTATAAAAGCAGGTCGACAATCAAACCCTTGATACTCTCGACCAGTTTGAGCGCCTCGAGGCGGTTGGTCTCATGGGAAAGGATGATCTCGGCGAGTTTCGCGAGATTCTGGTCGATAATGTCGATCGACTTATAGAGGTGGATTTTCCGCAGGCCGGATCGCGACGTGGTATCTTTAATCTCGAAATTCTCGCGCACGAGTTTCACGAATCGGGTGATCTGCTTCTTATACCGGGTGAAGTTTTCCGGCGTGGGGTCGCGCCCGAGCTCGTCTCCGAACTTCGTCACAGTTTCCGCGATTTTATAAATATCCCCCGTTTCGCCTGTACCGTCGCCGGTATCGAGTACCGCGCCCATATCGGTCTCGCTGGACTGCAACGCGGAGCTGAAACTCCCTCCGCTCTCGATCACCTTGGTATGTCCTTTGGCCTTGCCTTTCTCGGACGATTTTAACGGCTCTATTCTCATCGATTAGCGCCCTCGTTTTACTGATAATCCGTTAACCCCGGGTCAGCCCCGCCAGAACGTGTTTGATAATTTCCTCGACATCGAGGGATGCAATATTCGTATCCTGAAACACCCGGTCGATCACGGGCTTGGCTTCCTGATCGGAATACCCCAGCACGCGCATCGCTAGCAGGGCTTCCATCCGTTTCTTCGCGGCGGGATTCCCCCCGGACGTATCCTCGCCGACAATCAGGTGCTTGATTTTATCCTTGAGCTCCAGCACGATGCGCGACGCCAGTTTCGGGCCGATGCCCTTGACTTTCGATAATGTGATCGCATCGTCCCCGATGACCGCGTTACGTATCTGGGACGCGGAGAGTTCGGACAGAAGCTTCAGGCCGATCCTTGGGCCGACCCCCGATACGGAGATGAGGTTCTCGTAGAACCGTTTGTCCTCAGGAGTGGGGAACCCGATCAGCGTCATCGAATCCTCGCGCACGATGAGCGAGGTGTACAGCCGTGCGTCCGCGCCGACCTCGGGCAGCGAACGGTACGCGGGATGGCCGATCAGTATCTCGTAGCCTACCCCGCCCGCCTCGATTACCGCAAGTGTTTCGTCCTTATGCAGCAGCGTACCTGTTACCGAGTAAAACACCCCTAGTCCCTGACGGCCAGTATCACTTCGCCGGGCTTCAGCCGCAGGTTCATCTTACCGTCGACCGCCTTGTACTTCTCGCCGGTAAATATATGCACGAACGGTTCGTCATAACCCAGATTGACGGCCGAGATGACTTCATTCTCGAAATCCATGTTCGCCACTACCAGAAAGTCGCGTTCGACCTCGATAGGATAGAGTATCTCGCCGAACATTCCCGATGTAAGCATAGTCACCATATTCTCCTCGAAGAAGCGGAGGAACGAGATGACCGGGTTTTCCGGCGACATGAACGGTTTCCCGTTCGTTTCGTTCTCCACCCATTCGAAATTATCGAGATGGATGATGTTTCCTTTATTTTCGGCGCGGAACTCGCTCATTTTCCTGATATGCCCGATCAGTTCCGCCGCGAACGGGGAATCCCACGCGATATCGGCGCGGTCGAAGAACGCGAGGGGCTTTTTGCCGAGCACCTTGATCTCTTCCGGCTCGAAGTCGAGGCCTAGATTGTTCGGGTTATGATCGCCGAGCTCGAAGCCGGAGAAGCAGAACGGCACCATATTGGGCAATGTGTTAATAATCGTCCATATCGCCTTGGAGAACTTGATCCCGCCCTTACGCGCGGCCGCGCGGGGGGTATCCGCGGTCTCGGGGCTTCCCCAGACCGGGTTGGGATACTTCGGCAGGGACTTGATAAACTGCTTGGACATGC
Proteins encoded in this region:
- a CDS encoding UvrD-helicase domain-containing protein, with protein sequence MPENEAPLFLDLDDESIVYAVNSPLILEASAGSGKTTMLVERYIASLFYLMGFAGMKARDAVRAIVAITFTNKAAAEIKDKIRKKLGQCITPEYLGELFIRLARHNPGVRPGPVDAIIAQEEALMSALNDAPVSTIHSYGLGLLHNHPVEAGLDPLMKISSFAGNQNNLPLANEATHATVMKMMREKNPGFARLVSLVGINETMKFIGEVRDLCDDIGFAEFGRKLASAGYMEYEKTIAGMSEADLGQFIDGKIRPRLAEIQGAIDGYCAYKKKDLPSKDFMPLLRKLPHIDPSRLDQVSGLRYKEPPPVKDETIIGFRNAVRRATQAIATTVHQLIFPLLLPVLRELYDTYSRLKIERLELLFSDIETSLDDALRKGPALADCVRGDVRYFLIDEYQDTSDIQKRIFDAILSGAGAGKSPIVPFIVGDPKQSIYRFRYANVDVFDDTSREFIARYGKGAKKYLSKNYRSTERIIDNVNTVFGRVFSTHEADEIVYKDQSAGKPGKPVDGTDYYFIPAQKSEGRSLKAAKENNYTAAANIINALVISGEYKPRDIMIILRVKATPLKTILPIFDEYLAPDIPFVFADKRNMIEDTVINDIVIYLKALDRPESDYYFAALLKTPFFRFTDSRLLELSQRARETKRSFYAALSDEQFPEMEFFKSLARMKSKLDIATLVRKIVDDTGYLTYLYSLPESKTAVTGALMFLNFIESIKSGEVYNLTQFIYYLQTNKPELQFPQLFGDICDVVRIMSAHGVKGLESRAVIYIATPGKNLKPKIYIESREGLPPIGFALTGADLNYERLDQWNDKKTADEERRLAYVAMTRAREKFFYIGVCDTEKVTQDGWSGFIRSDDSFFAGKIFDMETLPKEGKNKLSVSPTVEGADEWARMLMRDFAPKPAPLLPAAVTVTQLLDMEFSPGGFNKRYIIKSYPISEMIGDLDDPAELLSLTASRAEIGTFLHNVFRYAGPGDYEGYIDTTLPIWDVDLSANRDELVRLSGLFFRSEMYEKYYRENSFRRNEWEFNFPLAHKLYTPLLKGSVDCYIVRDGLGILIDYKLKLSGDMRYPRQVNYYAYVLRKIGHPVDKLFLYEIETGKVKEAELEPLFMESLVRDNLNKIVDEFIKAGRQSNP
- a CDS encoding DUF327 family protein gives rise to the protein MRIEPLKSSEKGKAKGHTKVIESGGSFSSALQSSETDMGAVLDTGDGTGETGDIYKIAETVTKFGDELGRDPTPENFTRYKKQITRFVKLVRENFEIKDTTSRSGLRKIHLYKSIDIIDQNLAKLAEIILSHETNRLEALKLVESIKGLIVDLLL
- the ruvA gene encoding Holliday junction branch migration protein RuvA; translated protein: MFYSVTGTLLHKDETLAVIEAGGVGYEILIGHPAYRSLPEVGADARLYTSLIVREDSMTLIGFPTPEDKRFYENLISVSGVGPRIGLKLLSELSASQIRNAVIGDDAITLSKVKGIGPKLASRIVLELKDKIKHLIVGEDTSGGNPAAKKRMEALLAMRVLGYSDQEAKPVIDRVFQDTNIASLDVEEIIKHVLAGLTRG